GATCAGGCCACCGATGATTACCCAGGCCAGACCGTTCTTGGTCGAAGCCACACCGCCTGTCGCCAATGCGATCGGCAACATACCGATCACCATCGCGATGGTGGTCATGAGAATCGGGCGGAGACGGGCGTGGTTGGCGTGGATCAGCGCGTCGTATGTGCTCTGGCCTTCTTCCTTCATCTGGTTGGTGAAGTCTACAAGGATGATCGCGTTCTTCGCCACGAGCCCGATCAGCATGATCATACCCAGGATGGTGAAGATATTCAGCGTGTTGTTGGTCAACGCCAGCGCCAGCAAGGCACCGATGATCGCCAGCGGGATCGAGAACATCACCACGAAGGGATAGATGTAGTTGTCGTACAGCGCCACCATGATCAGGTACACCATGATGATGGAAATGAGCAGCGCTACGCCGAGGGTAGAGAAGGAGTCGCCCTGGTTCTCCGCATCGCCGCCAAGCACGAAGCTCACGCCCATGGGCTTTTCCAGCTGGTTCAGCTTGGCCACGAACTCCTGCGTTACGGTACCGGCGGGTTTACCCATCACCTGGCTCTGGATGGAAACGGACGTGCTCTTGTCGCGGCGCTCGAGGCGGCTCGGACCGGAACCTTCGGTGATGGTCGCGAATTGCGCCAGTTTCACCAGTTCGCCTTTGTCGTTCTTGAAATCGATATTGGAAACGTCCTGGATGTTGCGGCGGTTGAAGTCGCCGAAACGGATGTTGATGTCGTATTCATATTCACCCTGGCGGAATTTCACCTTCGAGTCGTCTGCCGTACCGCTGAAAGCCGTCTGCATCGTACCACCCACGTTTTCGAGGGTGAGGCCGAGGGCCGACATCTTATCACGGTCTACCTGCACGTTGATTTCGGGGTTGCCTTCTTCCACGGAAAGCTTCACCTCTGTGGCGCCTTCGATTTGCTGCAGCTCTGCCATACCCGCTTTTGCGAATTTAAACACGCTGTCGAGATCGGTACCCATCACGATCACATCGATCGGGGCACGCTCAGCGGTACCCATGATGCTCACGGAAGTGGTTTTCACTTTCACGCCGGGCAGGATTTCTTTCAGTTCCTTTTTGATTTTGGAAGCGAGGATGTCCGCCGGTTCACGTTTGTGGAGATCCACCAGCTGCACGGTTACTTCCGATTTATAGGCAGTAGATTGCGAGGTGCCGAAACCGTCTTCCGACGTCTGGCCCACGGTGGTGATCAGCGATACCACTTCGTTTTTCTTCTCGAGGAAAGCTTCCGCTTTGAGGGTCGCCTGGTTGGTTTGTTCGAGGGATGCGTCTTTCGGCATTTCGAGCATCACGATAAACTGACCGCGGTCGCCTTTCGGGATGAACTCACCGCCGATATAACCACGGCCCACCAGCTGGAACGAAGCGATCAACAGCACGAGGGAACCCACGAGCGTGATCGTTTTATGCGCCAGTGCCCATTTCAGGGTGTTGGTCATCCAGGAAGTGAATTTATCGAGTTGTCTTTCAAACCATAAAATGAATTTCTCGAAGAAGTTCCTGCCGGTGAGATGCGTGAGCTTACCGAAGCGGGAAGCCAGCAAAGGCACGATAGTGAACGAGGTCAGCAGCGACAGCATCGTGGAGATCATCACTACCACGCAGAATTCGCGGAGGATCTTGCTCACCAGTTCGTTTGTCAGTGAAATCGGGAGGAACACCACCACGATTACGAGGGTAATGGAAGTTACGGTGAACCCGATTTCCTTCACCCCATCAAACGCTGCGCGCACTTTGTTCTTGCCCATCTCCATGTGCCGGTAAATATTCTCCAGCACCACGATGGCGTCATCCACAAGGATACCTACCACGAGCGAAAGGCCGAGCAGC
Above is a genomic segment from Chitinophaga pollutisoli containing:
- a CDS encoding efflux RND transporter permease subunit produces the protein MKITELSIKRPTVVVVLFTILTLLGLLAYKSLNYELLPKFSSPIVTIATVYPGASPSEVESTVTKKIEDAVASMENIKKLTSKSSESLSLVTVELNNDADEDIGLQDAQRKVNAILADLPGDAKPPSLNKFSLDDLPIMTLSATSKMDDRKFFDLIDKRIQPMLSRLPGVAQISMIGGQEREIQINVDPRKLEAYKLSIMQVRQIVTNANLDFPTGKVKTTDQQILVRLAGKYKDVDQLRDLVLSTTASGTQVRLGDVADVQDASKDAERLARVDRNASIALQVQKQSDANAVTVSEEVQKAIAKIEAEYAAAGLKIKIANDNSVFTLESADSVIHDLVIAVVLVAAVMMLFLHSIRNAIFVMISIPASLIATFIGMQLFGFSLNLMSLLGLSLVVGILVDDAIVVLENIYRHMEMGKNKVRAAFDGVKEIGFTVTSITLVIVVVFLPISLTNELVSKILREFCVVVMISTMLSLLTSFTIVPLLASRFGKLTHLTGRNFFEKFILWFERQLDKFTSWMTNTLKWALAHKTITLVGSLVLLIASFQLVGRGYIGGEFIPKGDRGQFIVMLEMPKDASLEQTNQATLKAEAFLEKKNEVVSLITTVGQTSEDGFGTSQSTAYKSEVTVQLVDLHKREPADILASKIKKELKEILPGVKVKTTSVSIMGTAERAPIDVIVMGTDLDSVFKFAKAGMAELQQIEGATEVKLSVEEGNPEINVQVDRDKMSALGLTLENVGGTMQTAFSGTADDSKVKFRQGEYEYDINIRFGDFNRRNIQDVSNIDFKNDKGELVKLAQFATITEGSGPSRLERRDKSTSVSIQSQVMGKPAGTVTQEFVAKLNQLEKPMGVSFVLGGDAENQGDSFSTLGVALLISIIMVYLIMVALYDNYIYPFVVMFSIPLAIIGALLALALTNNTLNIFTILGMIMLIGLVAKNAIILVDFTNQMKEEGQSTYDALIHANHARLRPILMTTIAMVIGMLPIALATGGVASTKNGLAWVIIGGLITSMFLTLIVVPVIYYVVDKVMAKFGMGRISKKRYIRQRMVAPTETEMEARDLQSASMMN